A window from Rhea pennata isolate bPtePen1 chromosome 1, bPtePen1.pri, whole genome shotgun sequence encodes these proteins:
- the CENPM gene encoding centromere protein M, with amino-acid sequence MAVVRPFDKLPALNSAAVLAVPPPLLPRAPGPPGCCPGPAAPGRAAPAAVAAWSRALPGAVSDGVSFRLAEQLVGSDESLQQKLAEAILREKKNFKISIHLATSLPLPSERDHLRPRIDLIAFMIDIKSKYSLKNVEASLAHVDASFFLGKVCFLVTGVGRVNYCSIEMNTIWKLGEVYCSPVLYCELELEGIRVATAQRLLRMLQICAGHIPGVSALSFGSLVRNSADE; translated from the exons ATGGCGGTGGTGAGGCCCTTCGACAAGCTCCCGGCGCTCAACTCCGCCGCGGTCTTG GCGGTTCCGCCCCCGCTCCTGCCCCGGGCCCCGGGCCCTCCGGGGTGCTGCCCTgggccggccgccccgggccgcgccgcccccgcggcggtGGCCGCTTGGAGCCGCGCCCTTCCTGGGGCAGTGTCTGACGGCGTTTCTTTCCGTCTCGCCGAGCAGCTGGTGGGGTCGGATGAGAGTCTCCAGCAGAAGCTCGCAGAGGCGATTCTCcgagagaagaaaaacttcaagATCAGTAT tcacCTAGCAACGTCCCTCCCTTTACCTTCAGAGAGAGATCACCTTCGGCCCAGGATAGATCTGATTGCATTTATGATTGACATCAAGAGCAAATACAG CTTAAAGAATGTTGAAGCTTCACTAGCTCATGTGGATGCCAGCTTTTTCCTGGGGAAAGTATGCTTCCTTGTCACTGGGG TTGGTAGAGTGAATTACTGCAGCATAGAGATGAATACCATCTGGAAACTGGGAGAAGTCTATTGCAGTCCTGTACTATACTGTGAGCTGGAG ttgGAAGGGATACGAGTTGCCACTGCTCAGCGACTTCTCCGAATGTTGCAGATCTGTGCTGGTCACATACCAGGGGTTTCTGCCTTGTCCTTTGGCTCATTGGTGAGGAACTCTGCTGATGAATAA
- the SMIM45 gene encoding small integral membrane protein 45: MPHFLDWFVPVYLMISILILVGFGACIYYFEPGLQEAHKWRTQRPIMERDLRKTLMIRDNLAFGVPEV, translated from the coding sequence ATGCCCCACTTCTTGGATTGGTTTGTGCCAGTGTATCTGATGATCTCCATTCTCATCCTGGTGGGCTTTGGAGCATGCATTTACTACTTTGAGCCAGGACTCCAGGAAGCCCATAAGTGGCGAACGCAGAGGCCGATCATGGAACGGGACCTGCGGAAGACACTGATGATTCGGGACAACCTAGCCTTTGGGGTGCCTGAGGTCTAA